The Gordonia terrae genome contains the following window.
CCACTCGTGGGTTGTCGGCCTGGGGATCTATCTGGTGTTCGGTGGGCTGGGTTACGTCGTCGCCGCACGTCGTCTCCGGATTCCGGCCGGAAAACTCCCGCGCGGCGTCCGGATCGCATGAGTTCAGCTGACGACGACGCCGGGTTCCAGCCCGGATACGACGCGCTCGCCGACCTGTACGCCACGACGTTCCCGTCACCGTTCTCCAACACTCTGCAGCGTCACGTCATCGATGCCTTCGTCGACCATGTCCGCGGGAGCGGCGTCCCCGGAACCGTGCTGGACGTGGGCTGCGGGCCGGGTGGGGTGACGGCGGAAGTGGCGGCCGCGGGCCTCGATGTCATCGGCGCCGATCCGAGTACGGAGATGGTGCGGATCGCGAGAACATCGCATGCCGACCTTCGGTTTGTCCTCGACGATGCACGGCTGAGATCGCCAGAGCTCGACGAGATCGACATCGCCGCGGTGGTCGCGCGATTCAGCCTGATTCATGTGCCGCCCGGATCCGTCCCGGACATCCTCCGCGGCTGGGCCGCTCGGATGAGGCCCGGCGGCGTCGTGCTGATCGCGGGACAGACCACCGAGGCGGACGAGGTCATCGAGTTCGATCATCGCGTGGCGCCCGCCTGGCGGTGGCACCCGGATCGCATGTCCGCCGCACTGGCCGGAGCCGGGCTCGACGAGGAATGGCGAACGGTGCGCCGCGCCGACGACGACCACCGTTTTCCCGAGTTCCACCTGCTCGCACGGCGACGGTAGCTGCGAGCACGCCCCGAACTAGAAAGTTCGGGCAGCCGAAACTATAGTGTCGGCATGCCCAAGCGCGCGCGTCGTCGGTTCGTCCCCGTCGGGGCCCTCCTTGCCGCCGTCTGCACGATCGTCGCGGGGTGCACGCTGTCGAGCCGGCTCCCTGACGAGAAGGTCGTGCTCACGACGTTCACCGTGCTCGCCGACATCGCCTCGGAGGTCGCCGGCGACCGCCTGGAGGTAGAGTCGATCACCAAGCCGGGCGCCGAGATCCACGGGTACGAGCCGACCCCCGGCGACATCCGGCGCGCCGCGACCGCCTCGCTCATCCTCGACAACGGTCTGAACCTCGAAGCCTGGTTCGCGCAGTTCGTCGACGGCCTCGACGTCCGGCACGTCGTCGTCAGCGAGGGTGTCGAGCCGATCGACATCGCTTCGGATGCATACGCGGGCAAGCCGAACCCGCATGCGTGGATGAGTCCGGTGAACGTGCAGATCTATGTCGACAACATGGTTCGGGCGTTCACGGAACTCGATCCCGACGGCGCCACCACCTTCGAATCCAATGCGGCCGCCTACAAGAAGCAGCTTCAGCAGGTGCAGACCGGCCTCACCTCCGCACTGGCCGGACTGCCTGCCAACGAACGGGCCCTCGTCACCTGCGAAGGCGCGTTCTCCTACCTCGCCCGCGACGCCGGGCTCACCGAACGCTACATCTGGCCGGTCAACGCCGAACAGCAGGCGACGCCGCAACAGGTCGCGGACACGATCGACTTCGTCCGGGCAAACCGTGTCCCCGGCGTGTTCTGCGAATCCACCGTCTCCGACGCCCCGATGAAGCAGGTCGTCAACGCGACCGACGCCCGATTCGGCGGCACTCTGTACGTCGATTCGCTTTCCGAGGCCGACGGCCCTGTACCCACCTACCTCGACCTCATCCGCCACGACGTCGCGACCATCGTGTCGGGCCTGACCGGGAGCAACACGTGAACGCCTCAGCGACAAGCGGTTCCGCCATCGACGTGGCGGACGTGACCGTGCGGTACGGCGACATCCTCGCCCTCGACCACGCGTCGGTGCGAGTACCGGCCGGCCAGGTGTGCGGCCTTGTGGGCATGAACGGATCGGGCAAGTCGACGCTGTTCAAGACGATCGTGGGGTCGGTGACCCCGACGACCGGCACGGTCCGGCTCGGCGGTCGGACGCCGGCCGCGGCGCGTCGAGCCGGCGCGCTCGGCTACGTGCCGCAGTCCGAGGACATCGACTGGACCTTCCCGGTCTCGGTCCGCGACGTCGTGATGACGGGTCGCTACGGCCATCTGGGATTCACGCGTCGCCCGAAACGGTCCGACCACGACGCCGTCGACGAAGCCCTCGCACGCGTCGAGCTCACCGACTTCGCCGACCGTCAGATCGGCCAGTTGTCGGGCGGGCAGCGCAAGCGGGCCTTCGTCGCCCGCGGCATCGCACAGGAAGCCGGGATCCTGTTGCTCGACGAGCCGTTCGCCGGCGTCGACAAACGCACCGAGGCCACCATCACAGCGCTGCTGCGCGAGCTCGCCGACGCCGGGACGACGATCCTGGTGTCCACCCACGACCTGCAGGTCCTACCCGAGCTGGCCGACGAGGCGATCCTGCTGATGCGCCGGGTGATCGCCCAGGGCGCGCCGACCGAGGTGATCACCACCGACAACCTCGTCCGCGCGTTCGGCCTCGATCCACTCGCCCGACCGACTTCCGAACGCCGCGAGTTCGGGCCCCTCGACTCCGAACACCACGAGGAGGTCTCGTGAGCATCGTCGACATCCTTCTCGACCCCTTCGCCTACGCGTTCATGACGCGTGCGCTCTGGGCGACCCTGATCGCCTCGGTCGTGTGTGCGCTGCTGTCGTGCTGGCTCGTGCTGATCGGCTGGTCGCTGATGGGCGACGCCGTCTCGCACGCGGTCTTGCCCGGCGTGGTCCTCGCCTACATCGTCGGCGTCCCGTTCGCCATCGGCGCGGTGATCTTCGGCTTCCTCGCGGTGGCACTGATCGGCGCCGTCCGCGACGGCGGCCGGGTCAAGGAGGATGCGGCCATCGGCATCGTCTTCACGACCCTGTTCGCCTTCGGGCTGGTGCTGATCTCGGTGACGCCGAGCCAGACCGATCTGAACCACATCATCTTCGGCAATCTGCTGGGTGTCTCGACGTCGGATCTGGTGCAGATCGCGATCCTGGGCGCGATCGTGGCGACCCTGCTCCTTCTCAAGCGGCGCGACTTCACTCTGTACGCCTTCGACCGCACGCACGCCTTCGCGATCGGCCTCAGCCCGCGGTTACTGGGCGCGGCCCTCCTGGCGCTGCTCGCCCTCACCGCGGTGACAGCCCTGCAGGTCGTCGGCATCGTGCTCGTGGTCGCGATGCTCATCATCCCCGGCGCGACGGCCCGATTGCTCACCGACCGGTTCGGCCGGATGCTGATCATCGCACCGGCCATCTCGGCGATCTGCGGGGTCATCGGCCTGTACATCTCCTATTACCAGGACACCTCGCCCGGCGGGATGGTCGTCCTCGTCCAGGGCATCGCGTTCTTCGGTGTGTACCTGTTCAGTCCGACCCACGGGGTCATCACCAAACGACGCAAACACCGCGAGAGTGCGTCCCTCGACGCGCTGACTACCGGTTGATCGGCCCCGAGCCCATGACAGACGAAAGCGCCCCACCTGAACAGGTGGGGCGCTTTCTCGTGGAGCTGCCGGGAATTGAACCCGGGTCCTCCGTCGTGTTGTTAGGGCTTCTCCGTGTGCAGTCCGCTATGTCTCTACTTGGATCTCTCGGTCACGCGAACAAGCCGAGATGACGATCCCAGTCGCTGTTTGGTGTTCCGACCTCACCCGCGACCGGCGAGGACGGTGAGCTCCCATGGATGATGCCGGCATCCGGGTCTGGGAGCATAACCCGGGCCGACAGACTAGCCGTCGCTACTCAGGCAGCGAGGGCGTAGTCGCGCTGATTGGAATCGGCGCTTAATTGGTTGCTGCGACGCTCACGGTGGTCTCCAGCCTGCACCGACACGCTTCCCCTATCTCGACGCACGAAGTCGAAACCGATCAGCCCCGAGTAGGACCCGCCGACCGAAGTCAGCGAGCACTTCAGTCTAACAACTCGTTCCGCAGAGTTCATTCCCGTTTCCCCCGAGACCTCCGGCGGGGGTCACTCTCGGCGGCGAAGACCATGGGCGCGAACGCGGTGACGACTCGGTCCTCCCAGTCACCGGCGACACCTCCGGTGCGGGCGCGTTCGGCGACGAGCGCCCCGACGATGCCGTCGACCAGCATCTCCGGCTCCATCGTCGCCGCGAATTGACCGCGCCGTTTACCCGCGTCGAGTACCTCTCGGAGTTCGGCGCGGTGGCGCGCGAGGACCTGTCGGAAGAGCATGCCGAACTCGGGATCGGAATCGGTCAGCAGGGCCGCCATGCCGCCGAAACCGATTCCGTCGAGCACCATCGACGCCGCGTGGGTCACCACCCAGCGCAGCCGGGCCTCCGCGGGAAGGTCCACATCAGGCGGCTCGACGACAGCGACGTCGAGCAGAGCTGCGCCGAGCATCTCGTTCCGGTTGCGGTAGCGGCGATAGATCGTCGTACGCGCCACCCCGGAATGGGCTGCCACGCTCTCGATCGTGACCCCGGCCGGTCCGCGGGTCCGGAGCAACTCCAGGGTCGAACGGACGATCTTCGGGCCGCTGCCGCCTGCCACGTCGTGGTCACCTCACGTTTTCCCGCCGATCCCGGTTCCGACCGTCGGCAGGAATACTACCGCGCCACGAAACGCTACACGTAGTGTTGCGCTACAGTCACTGTAGCGATCCGGGTCGGGACCACTCAGCGAAAGGACTCCTTCATGCACGACACACCTCGATCGACATCTGTGGCTTTCACCGGATATCTGATCCTGCTTCTCGGATTTCTGTTCCTCGGGTTGTTCGTGATGGCACTGGCCGGCGGCTCCGCCGCGCCCGCATGGCCGTTCGGCGCCGCCATGGCCGTCTTCCTGATCACGTCTGTCGCGTGCTTCCGGCATCAATCAAAGCTCAGCCGCCGGTCGCGGATCTCCGGCGGCGACATCGTGTCCGCTGATCCACTGACACCGCTCCTCCGGCGAACCGACATCGAGCGCTACGAGCGCACGTACCGCCCCAGAGCCGTCGTGTCGACCATGCACCGGACGGAGTGGACCAGCGTCGATCGCGCCGCGTGACGACGAAATCCCTCGCAATGGCGGAGTCGTCGAGCTGCCAGCTCATTCACAGCTGCCCGCCAGGCCCGGCCCAGGCGCCACCGGGATCGTGGAGACCTCGTGAGCCGAGGACGGACTCGGCCGACCGACGAGAGCGAGACCGACATGACCTCCCCGACCCCCGGCGAGCACGAACCCGACCGCGCCTCCCCCAACCCGCAGGCGCCCGACCCATCTGACGACGCCGCGACCACGCCGATCAGCCCGACGCCGACGCCGACGCCGGGAGCGAACCCCCATGACTCCGTCGACGCGAACGGCTCCGCCGCCCACCACATGCCCGCCGAATCCCACCCGGTTGCGCCGAAAACCGCGCCGGCGCGCTCGGCCCTGATCGCCGGCGCAGCCGGACTGGCCATCGTCGCGGGCGCGCTGGGTTTCGGGGCCGGCTACATCACCGGTGACACGACGTCCGAGCGTCCCGCACCGGCCGCCGTCTGGCAGCAGGGCGGCAACGGGCCCGGAATGGGAGGCGGCCCGCAGATGGGTGGACCCCAGATGACTGGACCCCAGATGGGTCAGCCCGGCGTGGGCGGCCTACCGGGCAGGCAGAACCACGACGGTGAGAGCGACTCCGAGCCCGACGAGCAGGACGGTCAGAACACGACGCCCGGGGCGCCGACGCAGCAACAGGGTCAGGCCGACACGGGCGCCTGACTCACCCCATCCCCTTCACGCGACGCCCGACCTCACGCTCGACCTCGCGTTGGGCGGTGCGCTTGGCGATGTCCTGCCGCTTGTCGTGGGCCTGTTTACCGCGGGCCAGGGCGAGCTCGACCTTCACCTTGCCGTCGTTGAAGTACATCGACAGCGGCACCAGCGTGAGATTGCCGTCGCGGATCTTGCCCACGAGGTTGTCGATCTCGCGCCGGTGCATGAGCAGTTTGCGCTTGCGCCGCACGGAGTGATTGGTCCAGGAGCCGTTGCCGTACTCGGCGACGTGCAGGGCATGAAGCCACACCTCGCCGTCGTCGATCGTCGCGAACGCGTCGACCAGCGACGCCTTGCCTGCCCGGAGACTCTTCACCTCGGTGCCCACGAGCACGATCCCGGCCTCGAAGACGTCGAGGATGGCGTAGTTGTGCCGCGCCTTGCGATTGGACGCGATCACATTGCGTCCCTTTTCCTTCGGCATGCACTCACCTCCTCGCTCTGATGGTGACCGCTGCGTTGCAGATCACCGACGTTCCGAACCGTCGAGACCGACGGATCATTCCCGGACATAGACACGAAGCGTGACATACGCGGTCGCGCCGGCCAACACAATTCCGCCGAGCACGAGCCACGGGGCGACGAACAGCACGTCGGTCAGCTCGATCCGCGCGAAGAAGCTGACCCCGTACAACTCGCGTAACGCGTTGTCGAAGAAGAACTTCTTGGCCAGCAGCAGGCCACCGATGGCCAACACCGAGCCGACGAAGGCCGACACCACCGCCTCGAGCAGGAACGGCAACTGCGTGTACCAGCGGGTGGCGCCCACCAGGCGCATGATCGAGACCTCGGTCCGTCTCGTGAAGGCCGCGACCTGAACGGTGTTGATGATCAACAGGATCGCGGCGATCGCCAGCACCGAGGCGATCGCGAACGTCGCGTTGCGTACGCCGTCGAGCACGCTGAAGATCCGCTGCACCAGTTTGCGGTCGTCCTTGAAGGCGTCGACTCCCAGATCCTTCCGGGCCGCGTATTTGGTGAGCACCGCATCGAACTGATTCGGGTCGGACACCCGCACACGCAGGGAGGCCGGCAGCGTACCCTCCACGATGTTCTCGGCGAGGTCGGGGTTGTTCGCGAAGATCTCCTTGGCGCGCTTGAAGGCCTCGTCCTTGTCCAGGTAGGTCACCGAGGTGACGCCCGGCTCGTTCTCGAGACCCCGACGCAGCTGGGCACACGGGTCGGATTCGCACTGCGGATCCCGCTCGGTCACCTCGGGATTGAGATAGAACTCCATCTCCACCCGGTCGAGGAAGATCTGCTGGCTCTTGTCCGCCATCTGGATCACCAGCAGACCACCACCGAACATTCCCAGTGTGATCGCGGTGGTGATGATCATCGCGATGGTCATGGTCGCGTTGCGGCGGAGTCCGTGGAGAACTTCGCTGATGATGAAATTCGCTCGCATGTCTGCTCAGACAGTCCTTGGGTCTCGGGGAAGTGTGTCGGGGCCGGCTGCGCGTCAGCCGATCCCGTACACGCCCTGCGGGTCGTTGCGGACGAGTTGGCCGCTGTCGAACTCGAGAACCCGTCGTCGCATCGCATCGACGATGTGACGGTCGTGGGTGGCCATCACCACCGTGGTGCCGCGGCGGTTGACGCGATCGAGCACGTCGACGATCTCTTCACTGGTCTCGGGGTCGAGGTTGCCGGTGGGCTCGTCGGCCAAGAGCACCAGCGGCCGGTTCACGATGGCGCGGGCGATCGCCACGCGCTGCATCTCACCACCGGACAGTTCGTTGGGCATGCGGTCGTGCTTGCCTTCGAGGCCGACGTATTCGAGCACTTCCGGTACCACCTTCTGGACGGTGGAACGCGGTCGTCCGATCACTTCGAGGGCGAAGGCGACGTTCTCCGCCACCGTCTTCTTCTGAAGCAGTCGGAAGTCCTGGAACACACATCCGATGGACTGGCGCAGCTTCGGCACGGACCCTGCCCGCAGTTTGTTCACGTGGAACTCGCCGAGGTAGACCTCGCCGCTCGTCGGCCGGTCCTCCTTGAGGAGGAGTCGGAAGAACGTCGACTTGCCCGACCCCGACGGACCGATCAGAAACGCGAACTCCCCCTTGTCGACCTCGAGGCTCAGATCCTTCAGAGCGGGTCGACTGGACGCCTTGTACTGCATCGTGACGTTCTCCAGCTTGATCACGATGTGCCAGTGTAACGACGACTCCTGAGAGTGCGTTCAGGCGCGACACCCCGTTGCATCCACCCGCCTGACCAGCCGTTTTCCGGCCGGGTCAGCGTGTCGGGACCGTGGTGGTCGGGGTCTGCCCGCCGAAATTCGGGAGAGGGATGTTCGGCAGCCCGGGGATGGTCTCGCGGCTGGTGCTCGGCGTCTGCGACCGCGTCCCGTCCGTCGACGTGCCGTCCGTGCCGTCGACACCGCCGGTGGTGTCGGTCGTCGACGATTCGGTGGTGGTGCTCGTCGTCGACGACGTCGTGGACGGCGGCGGCTCGTAGGTCGGTTCGACCGTCTGCGATGACGTCGGCGCGGGCCGCGCGGGCGCCGGCGCCACGACGCCGTAGCGCTGCGAGGTGTACCCGTACAGCACACAGCACGCCAGGAACACGGCGACGAGGATCGCTGTGCTGGTCCGGATCCGCGTACGCGCGATGTGACCCCAGTCGATGCGCCGTCTGCGGTCGGATCCGGACGGCGACTCCTGCGGGGGCGGATCCTGCGGGGGGATGCCCTGCGTCGGGATGATCTGGGTGGGGTCGTCCGCGCCGGGGATGGGTCGGGCGGTTCGGTCCTCGTGGGGCCCGTCGCG
Protein-coding sequences here:
- a CDS encoding class I SAM-dependent methyltransferase, translated to MSSADDDAGFQPGYDALADLYATTFPSPFSNTLQRHVIDAFVDHVRGSGVPGTVLDVGCGPGGVTAEVAAAGLDVIGADPSTEMVRIARTSHADLRFVLDDARLRSPELDEIDIAAVVARFSLIHVPPGSVPDILRGWAARMRPGGVVLIAGQTTEADEVIEFDHRVAPAWRWHPDRMSAALAGAGLDEEWRTVRRADDDHRFPEFHLLARRR
- a CDS encoding metal ABC transporter substrate-binding protein, whose translation is MPKRARRRFVPVGALLAAVCTIVAGCTLSSRLPDEKVVLTTFTVLADIASEVAGDRLEVESITKPGAEIHGYEPTPGDIRRAATASLILDNGLNLEAWFAQFVDGLDVRHVVVSEGVEPIDIASDAYAGKPNPHAWMSPVNVQIYVDNMVRAFTELDPDGATTFESNAAAYKKQLQQVQTGLTSALAGLPANERALVTCEGAFSYLARDAGLTERYIWPVNAEQQATPQQVADTIDFVRANRVPGVFCESTVSDAPMKQVVNATDARFGGTLYVDSLSEADGPVPTYLDLIRHDVATIVSGLTGSNT
- a CDS encoding metal ABC transporter ATP-binding protein yields the protein MNASATSGSAIDVADVTVRYGDILALDHASVRVPAGQVCGLVGMNGSGKSTLFKTIVGSVTPTTGTVRLGGRTPAAARRAGALGYVPQSEDIDWTFPVSVRDVVMTGRYGHLGFTRRPKRSDHDAVDEALARVELTDFADRQIGQLSGGQRKRAFVARGIAQEAGILLLDEPFAGVDKRTEATITALLRELADAGTTILVSTHDLQVLPELADEAILLMRRVIAQGAPTEVITTDNLVRAFGLDPLARPTSERREFGPLDSEHHEEVS
- a CDS encoding metal ABC transporter permease; the encoded protein is MSIVDILLDPFAYAFMTRALWATLIASVVCALLSCWLVLIGWSLMGDAVSHAVLPGVVLAYIVGVPFAIGAVIFGFLAVALIGAVRDGGRVKEDAAIGIVFTTLFAFGLVLISVTPSQTDLNHIIFGNLLGVSTSDLVQIAILGAIVATLLLLKRRDFTLYAFDRTHAFAIGLSPRLLGAALLALLALTAVTALQVVGIVLVVAMLIIPGATARLLTDRFGRMLIIAPAISAICGVIGLYISYYQDTSPGGMVVLVQGIAFFGVYLFSPTHGVITKRRKHRESASLDALTTG
- a CDS encoding TetR/AcrR family transcriptional regulator, with translation MAGGSGPKIVRSTLELLRTRGPAGVTIESVAAHSGVARTTIYRRYRNRNEMLGAALLDVAVVEPPDVDLPAEARLRWVVTHAASMVLDGIGFGGMAALLTDSDPEFGMLFRQVLARHRAELREVLDAGKRRGQFAATMEPEMLVDGIVGALVAERARTGGVAGDWEDRVVTAFAPMVFAAESDPRRRSRGKRE
- the smpB gene encoding SsrA-binding protein SmpB, producing MPKEKGRNVIASNRKARHNYAILDVFEAGIVLVGTEVKSLRAGKASLVDAFATIDDGEVWLHALHVAEYGNGSWTNHSVRRKRKLLMHRREIDNLVGKIRDGNLTLVPLSMYFNDGKVKVELALARGKQAHDKRQDIAKRTAQREVEREVGRRVKGMG
- the ftsX gene encoding permease-like cell division protein FtsX — its product is MRANFIISEVLHGLRRNATMTIAMIITTAITLGMFGGGLLVIQMADKSQQIFLDRVEMEFYLNPEVTERDPQCESDPCAQLRRGLENEPGVTSVTYLDKDEAFKRAKEIFANNPDLAENIVEGTLPASLRVRVSDPNQFDAVLTKYAARKDLGVDAFKDDRKLVQRIFSVLDGVRNATFAIASVLAIAAILLIINTVQVAAFTRRTEVSIMRLVGATRWYTQLPFLLEAVVSAFVGSVLAIGGLLLAKKFFFDNALRELYGVSFFARIELTDVLFVAPWLVLGGIVLAGATAYVTLRVYVRE
- the ftsE gene encoding cell division ATP-binding protein FtsE, yielding MIKLENVTMQYKASSRPALKDLSLEVDKGEFAFLIGPSGSGKSTFFRLLLKEDRPTSGEVYLGEFHVNKLRAGSVPKLRQSIGCVFQDFRLLQKKTVAENVAFALEVIGRPRSTVQKVVPEVLEYVGLEGKHDRMPNELSGGEMQRVAIARAIVNRPLVLLADEPTGNLDPETSEEIVDVLDRVNRRGTTVVMATHDRHIVDAMRRRVLEFDSGQLVRNDPQGVYGIG